Genomic window (Shimia isoporae):
ATGAATGCGTCCGTCACCAGAACCGACATGTTGAACATACGCAACCGCGCTGGATCGGACTTTGCTGTAATGAAGTGCTCAATATCCGGGTGATCACACCGCATGGTTGCCATCATCGCACCGCGGCGGCTGCCTGCGGACATGATCGTGCGGCACATCGCGTCCCAAACGTCCATGAACGACAAAGGCCCAGATGCGTCCGCAGCAACGCCCTTTACGTCGGCCCCTCGAGGACGGATCGTGGAAAAATCGTACCCGATCCCGCCGCCTTGTTGCATCGTCAGCGCCGCTTCCTTCAGCATATCGAAAATACCGGACATGCTGTCAGGCACCGTGCCCATGACAAAGCAGTTAAACAAAGTCACCTGACGCGCGGTACCTGCGCCAGCGGTGATCCTTCCTGCGGGCAGGTATTTGAAATCTTCCAACGCCGCATAGAATTTGTCTTCCCATTTGGCCGGATCTTTCTCGACCTTCGCCAGATCGCGCGCAATCCTGCGCCAGCTGTCCTCCACGGTGATATCGATAGGAGTGCCATCGGCCTCCTTGAAACGATATTTCATGTCCCAGATCTGCTCGGCGATGGGGGCAGCGAAACGACTCATTCTAGATTCCCTGTAGGTTCAGCGCGTTATTGTGAAGAGGCTCCAATCTATAATGAATCGTTACGGCGACACAACTGCGAACCTCGGGGAAGGCACAAAGAAAGCACACCACTGGTTGCGGTTAGGCGCCCATCGCATACTATATAAGGCCTCACCTTGGGACGAATCTGTGGGCAAACTGTGGATAACTACATCAACCTCGTAAAACTCAGCGTCGGCACCGAAAGTGTCGAGAGCCTGACCGCATGGCAGCATATGCGTCGGCAGCAAATGCCAGACGTTTTGCCGCGCCACGTGACTCGGATGTGGCCCAAACGGGAACCGGAGATTCTCAACGGCGGATCGATTTATTGGGTGATCAAGGGCGTCATACAATGCCGCCAGAAAATCCTGCGTCTGGACGAGGTCCGAGGCGAAGATGGCATCCGCCGATGCGCCATCGTGTTGGATCCGGAAATCCACCGGACTGTGGCCGCGCCGAAGCGGGCGTTTCAGGGATGGCGGTATCTCAAGGTGGAAGACACTCCCGCCGACCTGCCAAAGTCTCGGGCCAACGATGACGCTCTACCGGATGAACTCAATCAGGCCCTGGCTGAAATTGGGGTTCTCTAAAGCGCCCCATAGCCCGTGACCTGAGCGAAAGACGCTCCTTACATTTTCGCACACAACCCTCTCTCGCATCGCAAATTTACACAAAAATTCACAGATGGCACTTTGTCTCCAATAAAGGAGACATCTATGCCCACCACCCACACAGCCTACAGCACAGCGGAAACCCTCGACTTTCCGGGGGCAATCACTCTGCGTATCCTTTTGACCGGAGATGACACCGGCGGCGCACAGGAGATTTTTGAGGACATCGTGCAACCGGGCGTGGGGCCGGGGCGCCACATCCACCATGATCAGGATGAAACCTTCTTCTTCCTTGAAGGCGACTTTGTCGTCGAGATCGACGGCGTTCTGCACACCATGTCGCCCGGTGACGTCGCATTCATTCCGCGTGGCTCGGTCCATGCCTTCAAGAACGTTGGAACAACCGAAGGACGCCTGCGCTACGTGTTTTCGCCTGCGCTGAAGATGGAAACAATGTTCCGTGCATTCCACGCAGCCGCTCAGAATGGCGAAATCGAGATGGACGAAATGGCACGCATCGCAGAGGAGAACGGACAGACCTTCGTCGGCCCGCCCCTCTGACACAAAGAGCGACAAAAGAACGCTGGGAAACGTTGGACTTGGACTTAAAGTTCCAACGTTTTCAAAACAGCTTTCATCACGCTGCGCTCTTCGTCCGTCATTTCGGCCACCCGACTGCGGAAAAGGGTCGCCTGCGATTGCAGAACCAACGCGTCATCCAAGATCTTCAGGTGGTTTGCGCGCAACGTGTCACCGGTGGATGTGATATCGGCAATCGCTTCGGCGGTCAGATTTTTCACCGTGCCTTCCGTTGCCCCCTGGCTATCGACCAGTTGGTAGTCGGCAACGCCGGCATCCATCAGGAACTCGCGCACAAGCCGATGGTAT
Coding sequences:
- a CDS encoding DUF1489 family protein; translated protein: MDNYINLVKLSVGTESVESLTAWQHMRRQQMPDVLPRHVTRMWPKREPEILNGGSIYWVIKGVIQCRQKILRLDEVRGEDGIRRCAIVLDPEIHRTVAAPKRAFQGWRYLKVEDTPADLPKSRANDDALPDELNQALAEIGVL
- a CDS encoding cupin domain-containing protein: MPTTHTAYSTAETLDFPGAITLRILLTGDDTGGAQEIFEDIVQPGVGPGRHIHHDQDETFFFLEGDFVVEIDGVLHTMSPGDVAFIPRGSVHAFKNVGTTEGRLRYVFSPALKMETMFRAFHAAAQNGEIEMDEMARIAEENGQTFVGPPL